In one Echinicola marina genomic region, the following are encoded:
- a CDS encoding PorP/SprF family type IX secretion system membrane protein, producing the protein MKNRIYLYFVIFSSLSIILFSGQTAHAQQDAQFSQYMYNRLFYNPAFSGLQGGYQFSALHRSQWLGYTTSTGQGGAPTTQLLTATGRFSNKPFGWGLSFVNDDIGPTTSQDVNISLAYHKNIRKGTLSLGLFGGVFSNTIKYGELDLVNPDPNVPVSGDESQMSFNFGAGILYKTANYYLSLSSRNINEPSFDFGDGTFDNTLKNHSYLMAGYEFKTFAQIRFKPSLLVKTVGLNNFSYDISVIATHNDKVSGGLAYRGEESVSVLLGYQLLKDKSLRLGYAFDLVVGGNEAKSPSSHELMLSYNLPTITRNLQKAIQRTPRFRF; encoded by the coding sequence ATGAAAAATAGAATTTACCTTTATTTTGTTATTTTTTCCAGCTTAAGCATAATACTGTTTAGTGGACAAACTGCACATGCACAGCAGGATGCTCAATTTTCCCAGTATATGTATAACCGACTATTTTATAACCCCGCATTTTCAGGTTTGCAGGGAGGTTATCAATTTTCAGCTCTCCACAGGAGTCAGTGGTTAGGCTATACTACTTCTACGGGGCAAGGTGGCGCGCCCACTACCCAATTGCTGACGGCGACAGGAAGGTTTTCCAATAAACCCTTTGGTTGGGGATTGTCATTTGTCAATGACGATATAGGTCCTACCACCAGTCAAGATGTGAACATTTCTTTGGCTTATCATAAAAATATCAGAAAGGGAACTTTGAGTTTGGGGCTGTTTGGTGGCGTGTTCTCCAATACCATCAAATATGGAGAGTTGGATTTGGTGAACCCAGATCCCAATGTGCCGGTATCTGGTGATGAAAGTCAGATGAGCTTTAATTTTGGAGCAGGTATACTGTATAAAACAGCCAATTATTATCTGAGTTTAAGTAGTAGGAATATCAATGAGCCTAGTTTTGATTTTGGAGATGGTACCTTTGACAATACGTTGAAAAACCACAGTTACTTAATGGCCGGCTACGAATTTAAAACCTTTGCGCAAATACGATTTAAGCCAAGTTTATTAGTTAAAACTGTTGGCTTGAATAATTTTTCTTATGATATTAGCGTTATAGCCACACATAATGATAAAGTTAGCGGTGGTTTGGCCTATAGAGGAGAAGAATCCGTATCCGTGCTTTTAGGTTATCAATTATTGAAAGATAAATCCCTTCGATTAGGGTATGCATTTGATTTGGTAGTTGGTGGGAACGAAGCAAAATCACCTAGTTCCCATGAACTTATGTTGTCGTATAATTTGCCAACTATAACACGGAATTTACAGAAAGCCATACAAAGAACACCTAGATTTAGATTTTAA
- a CDS encoding uroporphyrinogen-III synthase: protein MTKSTKDRFRPVKSILVSQPKPSDTKSPYFQLAEKYNLKIDFRPFIQVEPVGIRDFRKQKIDILKHTAVIFTSRNAIDHFFKICQELKIEMPADMKYFCISEQTAHYLQKYIVIRKRKLFVGVRTAADLFDYFKKHKGEKYLFPCSDIRKNDIPDFLEKNNIEFTEAIIYHTVAADLSDLKDIKYDILAFYSPSGIKSLIQNFPDFEQGFTRIAAFGPTTSKSVRDQDLILDIEAPMPNAPSMTGALELYIKKVNNV from the coding sequence ATGACTAAATCTACAAAAGACAGATTTCGGCCGGTTAAGAGTATTTTGGTTTCTCAACCTAAACCTTCGGACACAAAGTCTCCTTATTTCCAGCTCGCTGAGAAATACAATCTAAAGATTGATTTCAGACCTTTTATTCAAGTCGAGCCCGTTGGTATCAGAGACTTTAGAAAGCAAAAGATTGATATTTTGAAGCATACTGCCGTAATTTTTACAAGCAGAAATGCTATTGATCACTTTTTTAAGATCTGCCAGGAACTGAAGATTGAAATGCCTGCGGACATGAAGTATTTCTGTATTTCTGAGCAAACTGCCCATTATTTGCAGAAATATATTGTCATCAGGAAGAGAAAGCTTTTCGTGGGGGTAAGAACAGCTGCTGATCTTTTTGATTATTTCAAAAAACACAAGGGAGAGAAATACCTGTTCCCATGTTCCGATATCAGAAAGAACGATATTCCGGATTTTCTTGAGAAAAACAATATCGAGTTTACCGAGGCTATCATTTACCACACAGTGGCTGCAGATCTTTCAGATTTAAAAGATATCAAATACGATATTTTGGCTTTTTACAGTCCATCAGGTATCAAGTCATTGATCCAGAATTTTCCGGATTTTGAACAAGGGTTTACCAGAATTGCAGCTTTTGGTCCTACAACTTCCAAGAGTGTGAGGGACCAAGACTTGATCTTGGACATTGAAGCACCTATGCCAAATGCGCCTAGCATGACCGGTGCCTTGGAGCTTTATATTAAAAAGGTGAACAATGTCTAA
- the porL gene encoding type IX secretion system motor protein PorL/GldL: MSTNNGNSFAHKFYGSVMPKIYGIGASVVILGAMFKILDWTGASLMIGVGLSTEAIIFFLSAFEPKAKELDWSKVYPELEDESAPAQGRKSRVVASTGDGVSQQLDKMLSDAKVGPELIESLGKGLDKLAKSTEKMGEVSDAAVATSEYAENVKAASKTLVDINQSYSKTAAALSEMSSASQDAKEYHGQVVAVTKNLSALNAVYELELQDANSHVKVLNKFYSNVTAAMEGLNEAGKETEAFKAELAKLNKNVSSLNNVYGGMLTAMKG; encoded by the coding sequence ATGTCAACAAATAACGGAAATTCATTTGCTCATAAGTTTTATGGCTCAGTTATGCCAAAAATTTATGGGATTGGTGCCTCAGTAGTAATTTTAGGGGCAATGTTTAAAATCTTGGATTGGACAGGTGCTTCACTAATGATCGGTGTGGGGCTTTCAACTGAGGCCATTATTTTCTTTCTATCTGCTTTTGAACCCAAAGCAAAAGAGCTTGATTGGAGCAAAGTCTACCCTGAATTGGAAGATGAAAGTGCTCCAGCACAGGGACGTAAAAGTAGAGTTGTGGCCAGTACAGGCGATGGTGTTTCACAACAATTGGATAAAATGCTGTCTGATGCTAAAGTGGGGCCTGAGTTAATCGAAAGCTTAGGGAAAGGATTGGATAAGTTGGCCAAGTCTACAGAGAAGATGGGTGAGGTATCTGATGCGGCTGTAGCCACTTCTGAATACGCAGAGAATGTGAAAGCTGCATCAAAAACTTTAGTTGATATCAACCAATCATACAGTAAAACAGCAGCAGCTTTGTCTGAAATGTCTTCCGCATCCCAGGATGCAAAAGAGTATCATGGACAGGTCGTAGCTGTAACCAAAAATCTATCTGCATTGAATGCAGTTTATGAATTGGAATTGCAGGATGCTAACAGTCATGTTAAAGTTCTTAATAAATTCTATTCTAACGTTACCGCAGCTATGGAAGGCTTGAATGAGGCAGGTAAAGAAACTGAAGCATTCAAAGCTGAACTGGCTAAATTGAACAAGAATGTTAGCTCTCTCAACAATGTATATGGTGGTATGTTGACTGCCATGAAGGGTTGA
- the porK gene encoding T9SS ring complex lipoprotein PorK/GldK: protein MYRKKNSRFLTGVVMLIASVLLQSCGLFGSKGSASEKANRSGEVTGVPNRSGWQQVLPHEMVPVKAGTFWMGQADEDIAVSKSSLNRQVTISEFYMDKYEVSNNKYRQFLEAVKMGELALSTPTTLKDPPQFNIDELVPDTTVWSQSFTHHYGDPLMEYYFEHPAFDDYPVVGISWEQARKFCEWKTYHMNANDKSEYDMPRFRLPSEAEWEYAAKGGKEIAKYPWGGPYLKNRRGCLMANFKPGRGNYIDDGFAYTAPVDTYAPNDFGIYNMSGNVAEWVIDAYNPAGSALSWDLDPRYEDENESRKVVRGGSWKDIAHYLETSTRTYEYQDVKTAHIGFRTVMTFIGRSGSMDVRASKRRRR, encoded by the coding sequence ATGTACAGAAAAAAAAACTCACGATTTTTGACAGGAGTCGTGATGCTGATAGCTTCAGTACTTCTGCAGAGTTGCGGTCTTTTTGGCAGTAAAGGCTCAGCAAGTGAAAAAGCTAACAGGTCTGGTGAGGTAACGGGTGTGCCGAACCGATCTGGGTGGCAGCAGGTTTTGCCCCATGAGATGGTGCCCGTAAAAGCAGGTACTTTTTGGATGGGCCAAGCAGATGAGGATATTGCTGTCAGTAAATCCTCTCTGAACAGGCAGGTGACGATATCGGAGTTTTATATGGATAAGTATGAGGTATCCAATAATAAATATCGTCAATTTTTAGAAGCGGTAAAAATGGGCGAGTTGGCCTTATCTACCCCTACAACTTTGAAGGACCCTCCTCAATTTAATATTGATGAGCTGGTTCCGGATACTACCGTGTGGTCTCAAAGTTTCACCCACCATTATGGAGACCCATTGATGGAATATTATTTTGAGCACCCTGCATTTGACGATTATCCAGTGGTAGGAATCAGTTGGGAGCAAGCAAGGAAATTTTGTGAGTGGAAAACTTATCATATGAATGCCAATGACAAGTCGGAATATGATATGCCTCGCTTTAGATTGCCTTCTGAAGCTGAATGGGAATATGCTGCCAAGGGAGGTAAAGAAATAGCCAAATACCCTTGGGGAGGTCCATATTTGAAAAACAGAAGAGGCTGTTTAATGGCCAATTTCAAACCTGGTAGAGGTAATTATATAGATGACGGATTTGCATATACGGCACCAGTTGACACTTATGCCCCTAACGATTTCGGAATTTATAATATGTCAGGAAATGTGGCAGAATGGGTAATAGATGCATATAATCCTGCAGGCAGTGCTTTGAGTTGGGATTTGGATCCGAGATATGAAGATGAAAATGAATCTAGAAAAGTAGTCAGAGGTGGCTCTTGGAAAGATATTGCCCACTATTTGGAAACTAGTACCAGAACCTACGAGTATCAAGACGTAAAAACAGCACATATTGGCTTTAGAACGGTCATGACTTTTATAGGAAGATCAGGTTCTATGGACGTAAGGGCATCTAAAAGAAGAAGACGTTAA